Below is a genomic region from Echinicola rosea.
ATCTATGAAGAACCCCATCATTTATCACTTTCCATCAAAGATGATGGGGACGGTATGCCGAAAAAAAACACCAAAAGGAACAAACCATCCATGGGGCTTCAGTCCATACAACGTAGAGTACAATTACTCAATGGCCACCTTTCCATTCAATCCTCAAGTAAAGGTACGGAGATCAATGTGGACATTCCCTTCCCATAAATTCCCACAGAAATTTATTAAATCGCCTTTGAACCGGTGGAAAGGAATGACCTCCACTTTACTATTTCCAATAACTCCACTCCTCACCATCAAACACTGCCAATGCTTTTGCATCTGTATCATAGCACATCATCCCCGGATAGGGACTCGGCACATTGGTATGCGGAGAGGCTATTTTAGGCAGGATCAGGCTTTTATTGGAAGATTCCAATACCAGTGTACCATCAACTGAGGTACTGGTAGCACCGATAACCGATTGTCTATCAGAGTCGGTGCCGTTATAAGGCAACACAGCGCTATTATCCCCTTCATCCGTCAAATTCACCCAGGTCCCATTTTCATACACTTTGACCCTCTGGTCATTTTTATCGTACAGGAATGTTCCGTTGGCAGGACTACTTGGCAATGTTTCAATTGCTGGCAAAATAATTCCTTTGGTTGTCCCACTTGGAAAGTCCAACAAGCCATCACCATCTACCGTGTTTTTTTCGATTGCGGTCTGTCCAAAGGACAAACCACAACCGAAAAAGGATAGGATTAGTATTAATGTGAGCAAACGTTTCATAATAGTTATTTTTTTTTCAAAATATATCAATTCCAATCTATAGACTTATTCGTTACAGCTCCGAACGATCCTGTTCCAAGCAGTACCATTATATAATTTGATACATTGATCCTGTATTTCATATACCAGCATCCCCTCCACTGGGCTTGCTACATCGCTGACCTGCTGTACCCTGGTAATAACAAATCCGCTATCTTCTGATTCGATCACCACAAAGCCATTGGGGATATTGCCCGGCCAACCGGGAGTCAGACCGTCTCTGTCTGAGAAGCCTACTTTAGTAAATTCGGTAGGCGTACCTGTATTACCTGGTTTGGTGCAATATGTAGGAAAATCAGAAATACATGCTGTACCATCCAATTGATTGATATAGCCGGTAATATTTTGAATAAAACTGGCGTTGCCTGTTGTTAAATCAAGCTGATAAATGTCTCCTGCGTTCGTAACGCCAAATATTTTACCGCTGTCCGTGGCAAACATACCTCCAAAAGCTGCACCTACATTCGTAAGTCCAATTTCTGTGATCACACCTGTATAAGGGTCAATACTGAATAGCTTATTGGTGGAGTTGGTAACCGTATATAAAAGATCATCCACAGGATTGTAAGCCATGTCTGCAATGAAATCATCAGTGAATGAACTTGTCAATAAAGTAGCCGTTCTATTAGCTATATCGATACTGTATATAGGTTTTGTCCCTCCATTTCCCCTTACAATGTATGTATTGCCATCTGAAAGGACATCCCCGGCTACAAAACTATCCGATGGTAATCCTGTTACCACACCCAGACTCACGACGCTTCCATCACTACCAACCTTATATAATGTATTTCCAGTTCTTGAAAGGGCGTAGATATAATTATCTACTTTGTTATACCCTATGGCATTATAAGCTACGCCATGTGAATTATCCCCAATAACCGTCATTGTATGTGGTGTCACATTATAATCAACCAAATGCAATGTACTTGGATCTGAAGGGGAAGCAGCAGTTATTAAGTATATATTATCATCACATACAAATGGCGATAAACAACTTAAAAGAGTGCCATCCTTCGACGTACCAATACCTTGTGAAGTACTCCCTGGAATACCATCTACGTCTATAGGATGCATTATGATATTAATTGAGCCATCAGCATTCAAGTCTGCATCTTCATAAATACCATCCCCTTCTAAGGCATCAAAACACCCATCATTATCACTGTCCAAGTCCTGGTAGTCCATTACCCCATCACCATCTGTGTCTGGACAAGCATTTATTTCAATATCCCCAAGGGCAAAATCATCGGAAGCCCCAGATCCAGATACAAAGTCAAACCTTAAATCTCCTGTGCTAGGAATGCCACTTGGCAAATCAATGACCCAATCGGTATATACTGTTCCAATACTAAAGCTGGACAATGAGCCTGTTGCTCCATTTGCATAGGTTATCGTGGCTCCCGAACCTGCGCCATCAGAAGTTTCCAATGTCACGTAATCCACTCCAGCATAAGATATGGTGAGTGTAGAAGCTGTACCACTTCCACCCGGGTTATTTGCAGCTATTTTTGAAATATAGATTTGCTGAGTGCTATAATTGTCCCATCCGGTAATATTTTGCGTAATGGATTGGGTCTGACCATCCCTTTGGAACCTGATGCCATTGCCAAATACGAAAGGGCCTGTAATATTATCCCAAAGGATCTGTGCACTGGTACCGGATCCTGTAGAGTTAAAAGTCCAGTTATTGGAAGTCGCGGTAGAAAATTGCCCGGCACTTAAGAATCCTGGCGAACCGGGCAAATTCGTAAAATCGCCTCTCTTAACGATATTGTTACCACATTCATCAGCATCCAATATTCCGTCGTTATCATCATCCAAATCGCAGGCATCATCAATCCCATCTCCATCAATATCATTTCCCGATGGATTCGGACAAGGCCCGCACTCGTCTAGTTCAAGTACATTGGAAAGCATTGGAGATCCTTCCGCACATGGGTTTTCAGGCTCTACTACCAATTCAAATAAACTGGATGCAAAATCCTCATCAGTGAATATATCACTTGTGATATCCACCACTACGGTAATAGAACTTTCGCCGGCTGGAATGGTAACATCCTCTGTTTCTATATAGGACTCCCCTACCGGGTTGATACCATGGACTCCCGTAACCCCACTATTAAAGGTTACCGATACAATCTCTTGGCCTATATCATAATAGCCTTTTAGGGTGGCTCCAGTGATTTCAGCTCCTTGGTTGTCAAGGTTCAAGGTATAGGTCACTTGGTCGCCGTCCTCGATACATGAAGCATCCACTTCATAGAGTAAGTCCAATGGCGGCTCGGAATACGTACTTGCCTCAAAACCTACGGTACTAAATTCATTGCCTGCCGGATCGATACTGGTATAAGAATTCCCCGTTTCATCCACCGTAAAGTTACTCGTAGTGTTATAGGTAGTCGTCGTACCATCAGTACTCCTAACGTTGATGTACAAATAGGTAGTACCTGGGGGCAACTCCAGTCCGTTTAAAGTGAAGCTGGAGGAATTATACGTATAGGTCGGTGAAGCAGGAAACTCTGAATCATTGTAAGTATCTTCTACGAATTCCAATCCTGAAGGCAAGCTTTGACTAATATCCACCGTTCTGGTATCGCAGTTACTATTGGTAAAACGCATACGCATAGTCGTTTCAATGCAACTTGGTACCTCCTCACTTTGGGTAAAGTCCTGCACCATTGTCACATTATCCTCGGTCGGAGGCAGTGGCAATGCACATTCAAAAGAAATATCGCCCACATTTAGGGACCGTAATGTATTTCTGGAATTTACCCTATCCACTTCCGAAGTAATTACAATTTCCTCAATAGCCCTGTCAAACCTGACGTTCGCAGTGGAATGTAAAAACGCCAATCCACGGTAACGCTTCGTCCCAATCACCTGGTTATCTTGTATTTCATAGGTTGTGGCATCGGTAGGCGGTGCGGCATAAGTGATTTTTGGCATCACCAAGTTTCCATCACAATCGAAACCTTCCACCGTAAACCTATTGGCATTGCTTAGGTAGGTATTGATATTTGATAATTGGAAACTGGCTCCTGATACAGATTGGTTTAAGCTAATGGTATGGGTTACTGCTAAGTTTTGGTTATCGTACCTTCTTGATAGCATCCATCTTCCATAACGTCTTGGCGAACTATTGGGGCCATACTCAATACCGGGAGGATAATTGGCTTCCATGTTTACGATCAAATCCCCCTGATCTGTCGTTCCTATGGTTTCCGGATCCATTACATTGGCGATCCTTTCGGTACTGGCATCCCAACTGCTTCCTGTCTTGAATACAAAGCTTCCGCCTGTACAGATATCACAGGTACTCGGTGCCACAATTCCTGCGAATTTGAGGTATTTGACACCTTCTGGGATCAGAACATTAAAGGTGGCGATCCCGCCTGAATAGGAAGCTGCCGGTATCTTCACCAAATTAGTAGTGAAATTTTCATCATCTGCCATCCACATTTCTATGTCTGTGTTGAAAGTATAAGCGTTTAAATCTGCTTCCAACCATATAGGGTCTGCCGTATTGGTGGTTTCTACACGCCACACTCTATTTGAAGATGATACTGCTGGGTCTAAAGTTTCTCCTGTACATGGATCTGTAGCAAGTGAGGTTTCTCCAGTTGCTTCATTATCCCCGAACAGCATGTAGGTTTCATCGTTAGTAAAGCTTGTTCTTGAAGCATCGAGGTTACTCAATTCAAAATCATTATTGGTAGCAGCCGTTAAGATAGTTCCCGCATTAATACTTTGCGATACTTTTTGTTCGAAGTTACCAATAACCGATTGAGCTAAACCGAAAATATTATTATTAAACGCGGTATTATCAGCACCATTCCAAACAATAGCACTTCCTATAGCTGTTGAACCTAAATAATGCTCGGTATCAACACGATCTAGGGTTATCCCGTATTTAATAGCCAAATAAGAATCTACACTACGTTTTTCTGTATCAGTTAAATCACCTGCATATAGAATAACCTCACTAATTTGTCCATCCCAACCATAAACAGATCCATTTTCAACATTATCACCTCCACTAGCCAAACCAAAACCAGTTTCTACATAATTCATAGGTTCTAATCCTGTACCTGTTGCTTCGGCACTACCGTTTTGCGCTAAGAAAAAGGTTTGATTCTCTGGTGCCGGGTTTGACCCTGTTGTAATAATACTAGGTAATCCCGCTTCCCATACGCCATTTTCTACATAATCACTAAGATTTCTAAACTCTCCTATTTGTGGAGCTGTCCCGCCGGCACCTCCTACGTTACCAACAGCTATTCGCCTATCATTTTCATTAGCACCAGTACCTGTTTGTGATACATTGGTAATACCGAAAATATATTTTCTTTGTCCCAAAGAACTCGTATTTGGCGTCGCTACCGAGAACGTTGTTAAACCTGCTGTACCGGCAGCATAACCCGCCGTTAGGCTATTAAGTGCGGTATGCGGATTGGGTGTAAATTCCATATTCGGATTGAAATTTACAAAATTTGAAGTTTCATTATAGAACGGTTGGCGGTTTACATCTGCTTGGACAACTGTTTCTATACCACCCACTTGATCTTGTAAAGCACTTACTTTATCAACATTTAATGTTACTCCTTTATCTGCTCGATACCAACGAGCAATACCACTGGCAACACCCGCAGGAGCATTTACATAACCCGCTAACGTAAAATATTCTCCATCGTTTAAGGTTACTGTTGCCGTATTGTACACCACTCCATTAACCGTAACGTCTGTAGTCATTTCGGTAAAGGTGTCGGTATTATCAAACGTTTCATCTGCCGATTGCACCAAGTATAAATTTGAAATACCTGCTGGCCATGCCACCGTAACATTACCGACGGCATTGGTGTTTTGTACTTTCCAAATGGCTGCAAATCGCGAATTCACTTCTCCATTAGCTCCTGCTGTATAACTTAAAGATTCGCTTAAACCTTGCAATAAACCATTATCGCCAACCATTAAAAATTGTCCATCATTAAGTGTATTGGTATTCGCTGCATTGGTATCAAACAGTGAACTTCCCACTCCTAAAATCAGTTTTTGGTTATCATTGATGCTTGTTGATTGTTTTTGGTGAAGTGCTGAAGTAGCATCGTTAGCAATTCCAAATACGTTATTATAGTAATTACTGTCTGTACCATCCCAAATAACAGTACCTGTAGCACTTAAATAGTCTCTGCTCTGCTCTGCACTTAATGTTTGCCCATACTTAATGGCAAGATATGATTCTACTCT
It encodes:
- a CDS encoding DUF6923 family protein; its protein translation is MKIISNLNGIFLLVVFFGSLSIAFGQAPGGVVTDLSVWYRADSGVATDGSNHVTQWDSFSPTNVSLGPNNTPTLPYNDHTTYVNTWNFNPTVTFNGTNNYLSNNSTPYLNTAGSVHYIVVAKGTNRSTAARNLFGVSGNDDGFFYSGGGGNTAFPTIGNNYNVAAAAINSPDDFGIYSAILPKTPGQGDQRGFYNGLEKVYPAPYPYSGGTYSLPTTGAYMGADGTTGDNFLGEIAEVIVYHNPVGDDMANADLEKIHSYLAVKYGITLTTGHDYTSSADQIVWDATANATYHHNIVGLGRDDASVLLQKQSKSEGEEQQLIIGAGSSLFDTNADNTNTLTDGQFLMVGDNGLEQNLKTPLVYTAGTNGATNFRFESIWKAQNTNAVGTVIIAWPKRIENLYLVQSTDETVDNTDTYTPMTDEVTVNGVVYNTATVTLADGEFFTFAGYAFAPGGVIDDLRVWLRADNGFSTDTWTDYSIHANDYTQTNASRQPFVAADQYNFNPVIDFGGDASADGRFMVVPSGQPFSANGLSGTFFTATLTRDGGTSGYRDILGFGGTTTGSSLANANFPTVTKLNDNIVLYNSTSSAFPNEYPDNELLLTDVSYTVDVSGINYGLNGRNASTSQTRSAGGSLQANGSILGSQAEVNNGLIGEVIAYERELSPNEKQKVRSYLAIKNGKTLMDAVDGTYDYLDSQGNEVWAGSTTNASYHHNVFGIAHDRISALHQKQSMSINSGQKMIIGNGSSLFDTNADNTNTLAEGQFLMVGDNGLAQNLKTPLLYTAGTNGATNFRFESIWKAQNTNSVGNVTIAWPEGVSNLYLVQSTDETFDNTDTFTAMDNTVSINGVNYNTATVTLNNGEFFTLAGYMYAPGGVTAAAWYRADAANTLFSDAGTTNATDASTIQQWNEFNNNPFPLSQSNANYRPDYSNTTTLVNFNPTVTYTGGEKWLQYDPIDSNGYIIDRSQGALFSAGSTSDLAPFIGFGLSGRGNDMDDPGLYRFTDDDFLFYPRLGEYDPVSTYTIDGPYIGGGTWENGAGVGGNNLVDITLGGFHQTYDTNITDVRLDADRNAFMVGKADAGYQLEGQQNEMIVFDNKLTDEEFNRVESYLAIKYGQTLSAEQSRDYLSATGTVIWDGTDSNYYNNVFGIANDATSALHQKQSTSINDNQKLILGVGSSLFDTNAANTNTLNDGQFLMVGDNGLLQGLSESLSYTAGANGEVNSRFAAIWKVQNTNAVGNVTVAWPAGISNLYLVQSADETFDNTDTFTEMTTDVTVNGVVYNTATVTLNDGEYFTLAGYVNAPAGVASGIARWYRADKGVTLNVDKVSALQDQVGGIETVVQADVNRQPFYNETSNFVNFNPNMEFTPNPHTALNSLTAGYAAGTAGLTTFSVATPNTSSLGQRKYIFGITNVSQTGTGANENDRRIAVGNVGGAGGTAPQIGEFRNLSDYVENGVWEAGLPSIITTGSNPAPENQTFFLAQNGSAEATGTGLEPMNYVETGFGLASGGDNVENGSVYGWDGQISEVILYAGDLTDTEKRSVDSYLAIKYGITLDRVDTEHYLGSTAIGSAIVWNGADNTAFNNNIFGLAQSVIGNFEQKVSQSINAGTILTAATNNDFELSNLDASRTSFTNDETYMLFGDNEATGETSLATDPCTGETLDPAVSSSNRVWRVETTNTADPIWLEADLNAYTFNTDIEMWMADDENFTTNLVKIPAASYSGGIATFNVLIPEGVKYLKFAGIVAPSTCDICTGGSFVFKTGSSWDASTERIANVMDPETIGTTDQGDLIVNMEANYPPGIEYGPNSSPRRYGRWMLSRRYDNQNLAVTHTISLNQSVSGASFQLSNINTYLSNANRFTVEGFDCDGNLVMPKITYAAPPTDATTYEIQDNQVIGTKRYRGLAFLHSTANVRFDRAIEEIVITSEVDRVNSRNTLRSLNVGDISFECALPLPPTEDNVTMVQDFTQSEEVPSCIETTMRMRFTNSNCDTRTVDISQSLPSGLEFVEDTYNDSEFPASPTYTYNSSSFTLNGLELPPGTTYLYINVRSTDGTTTTYNTTSNFTVDETGNSYTSIDPAGNEFSTVGFEASTYSEPPLDLLYEVDASCIEDGDQVTYTLNLDNQGAEITGATLKGYYDIGQEIVSVTFNSGVTGVHGINPVGESYIETEDVTIPAGESSITVVVDITSDIFTDEDFASSLFELVVEPENPCAEGSPMLSNVLELDECGPCPNPSGNDIDGDGIDDACDLDDDNDGILDADECGNNIVKRGDFTNLPGSPGFLSAGQFSTATSNNWTFNSTGSGTSAQILWDNITGPFVFGNGIRFQRDGQTQSITQNITGWDNYSTQQIYISKIAANNPGGSGTASTLTISYAGVDYVTLETSDGAGSGATITYANGATGSLSSFSIGTVYTDWVIDLPSGIPSTGDLRFDFVSGSGASDDFALGDIEINACPDTDGDGVMDYQDLDSDNDGCFDALEGDGIYEDADLNADGSINIIMHPIDVDGIPGSTSQGIGTSKDGTLLSCLSPFVCDDNIYLITAASPSDPSTLHLVDYNVTPHTMTVIGDNSHGVAYNAIGYNKVDNYIYALSRTGNTLYKVGSDGSVVSLGVVTGLPSDSFVAGDVLSDGNTYIVRGNGGTKPIYSIDIANRTATLLTSSFTDDFIADMAYNPVDDLLYTVTNSTNKLFSIDPYTGVITEIGLTNVGAAFGGMFATDSGKIFGVTNAGDIYQLDLTTGNASFIQNITGYINQLDGTACISDFPTYCTKPGNTGTPTEFTKVGFSDRDGLTPGWPGNIPNGFVVIESEDSGFVITRVQQVSDVASPVEGMLVYEIQDQCIKLYNGTAWNRIVRSCNE